From Tachypleus tridentatus isolate NWPU-2018 chromosome 8, ASM421037v1, whole genome shotgun sequence, a single genomic window includes:
- the LOC143258596 gene encoding guanine nucleotide-binding protein subunit beta-like protein 1 isoform X1, translating into MGHCLDMTKPSPDPVYVLRGHKGSVITVNFVETIENVNLVSGSSHGELFLWNLKINRPEFKLSSSNGKEIIWTGCYGNTVITQERADSVKFWIKDESNWKVTRAVAAPGVGFCKCSLGNTSPLYLAYPDEDPTKVKILDVETNQEVATIQENIDENQKFGMCMCMKLLSTPLLEGKNLLLCGYESGSVTLWDWKNRKIISEMKCHSEPAICLDFDDCYRCQGISGSTDRALSLWELVQPNQLKIKQKVMVTNPGISAVAIRSDGKIVATGGWDQRLRIFSWKTMKPLAVLDYHGGSVEALQFSTSSIGRYPQLLAAGSKDGKISLWSLYNS; encoded by the exons GACATTGTCTTGACATGACCAAGCCTTCACCTGATCCTGTGTATGTGTTGAGGGGGCACAAGGGGTCAGTAATTACAGTGAACTTTGTAGAAAcaattgaaaatgttaatttggtATCGGGAAGTTCACATGGAGAGCTGTTCTTGTGGAATTTGAAG ATAAATAGACCTGAGTTTAAACTGTCTTCTTCTAATGGTAAAGAAATTATTTGGACTGGTTGCTATGGTAACACAGTTATTACTCAGGAACGAGCTGATTCTGTGAAGTTTTGGATAAAAGATGAAAGTAATTGGAAAGTTACAA GAGCTGTTGCTGCCCCTGGTGTTGGCTTTTGTAAGTGTAGCCTAGGTAATACTTCACCTCTGTACCTTGCATATCCTGATGAAGACCCAACAAAAGTCAAAATTCTTGATGTTGAAACCAATCAGGAGGTTGCTACAATTCAAGAAAACATAGATGAAAACCAGAAATTTGGAATGTGCATGTGTATGAAACTTTTAAGTACACCCTTGCTTGAAGGAAAGAACCTACTTTTATGTGGCTATGAAAGTGGTTCTGTTACACTGTGGGATTGGAAAAATAGAAAGATTATCTCAGAAATGAAATGTCACAGTGAACCAGCTATTTGTCTTGATTTTGATGACTGTTATCGCTGTCAAGGAATCAGTGGCTCTACTGATAGAGCCTTGTCTTTGTGGGAGTTAGTTCAGCCTAATcagcttaaaataaaacaaaaggttatGGTGACTAATCCTGGTATATCTGCTGTAGCTATACGCTCAGATGGAAAAATTGTAGCAACAGGTGGTTGGGATCAGAGGCTCCGTATATTTTCCTGGAAAACAATGAAACCTCTTGCAGTACTTGATTATCATGGTGGAAGTGTTGAAGCACTTCAGTTTTCCACTTCATCCATTGGAAGGTATCCACAGCTTTTAGCTGCTGGGTCAAAAGATGGAAAAATCAGTCTCTGGTCTCTGTATAATAGctga
- the LOC143258596 gene encoding guanine nucleotide-binding protein subunit beta-like protein 1 isoform X2, translating into MTKPSPDPVYVLRGHKGSVITVNFVETIENVNLVSGSSHGELFLWNLKINRPEFKLSSSNGKEIIWTGCYGNTVITQERADSVKFWIKDESNWKVTRAVAAPGVGFCKCSLGNTSPLYLAYPDEDPTKVKILDVETNQEVATIQENIDENQKFGMCMCMKLLSTPLLEGKNLLLCGYESGSVTLWDWKNRKIISEMKCHSEPAICLDFDDCYRCQGISGSTDRALSLWELVQPNQLKIKQKVMVTNPGISAVAIRSDGKIVATGGWDQRLRIFSWKTMKPLAVLDYHGGSVEALQFSTSSIGRYPQLLAAGSKDGKISLWSLYNS; encoded by the exons ATGACCAAGCCTTCACCTGATCCTGTGTATGTGTTGAGGGGGCACAAGGGGTCAGTAATTACAGTGAACTTTGTAGAAAcaattgaaaatgttaatttggtATCGGGAAGTTCACATGGAGAGCTGTTCTTGTGGAATTTGAAG ATAAATAGACCTGAGTTTAAACTGTCTTCTTCTAATGGTAAAGAAATTATTTGGACTGGTTGCTATGGTAACACAGTTATTACTCAGGAACGAGCTGATTCTGTGAAGTTTTGGATAAAAGATGAAAGTAATTGGAAAGTTACAA GAGCTGTTGCTGCCCCTGGTGTTGGCTTTTGTAAGTGTAGCCTAGGTAATACTTCACCTCTGTACCTTGCATATCCTGATGAAGACCCAACAAAAGTCAAAATTCTTGATGTTGAAACCAATCAGGAGGTTGCTACAATTCAAGAAAACATAGATGAAAACCAGAAATTTGGAATGTGCATGTGTATGAAACTTTTAAGTACACCCTTGCTTGAAGGAAAGAACCTACTTTTATGTGGCTATGAAAGTGGTTCTGTTACACTGTGGGATTGGAAAAATAGAAAGATTATCTCAGAAATGAAATGTCACAGTGAACCAGCTATTTGTCTTGATTTTGATGACTGTTATCGCTGTCAAGGAATCAGTGGCTCTACTGATAGAGCCTTGTCTTTGTGGGAGTTAGTTCAGCCTAATcagcttaaaataaaacaaaaggttatGGTGACTAATCCTGGTATATCTGCTGTAGCTATACGCTCAGATGGAAAAATTGTAGCAACAGGTGGTTGGGATCAGAGGCTCCGTATATTTTCCTGGAAAACAATGAAACCTCTTGCAGTACTTGATTATCATGGTGGAAGTGTTGAAGCACTTCAGTTTTCCACTTCATCCATTGGAAGGTATCCACAGCTTTTAGCTGCTGGGTCAAAAGATGGAAAAATCAGTCTCTGGTCTCTGTATAATAGctga